In Miscanthus floridulus cultivar M001 chromosome 5, ASM1932011v1, whole genome shotgun sequence, one genomic interval encodes:
- the LOC136454524 gene encoding disease resistance protein RGA5-like — MARMAEGENGSATPFPFLQFTFVQSLIGSSPSELRSSPEFGSGCQSDGSKKHVQTVSIVGFGGFGKTTLAKAQYDRVEAQFDCVAFVSVSWTPDITRIFNKMLYELDEEKYAGINEAVRDLEQLITELRRFLQYKRYLIVIDDIWDEKLWEIKCAVPENNSSCRIITTSRKLSVSEASCSSIDDHIYRMKPLSDDESQKLFYKRIFHQGEGCPPELEQVSKDILKKCGGVPLAIISVASLLATHHNHNIKAKDQWHIVLNSIGHGLTDGGNVEDMKRILSFSYYDLPSHLKACLVYLSIFLEDYEIRRGRLIWRWIAEGLIQHKKDEEIFFELGDTYFQDLINRSIIQPVGINDEGKALACRVHDMVLDLIRSISRQENFVTMWDGTGQSKSLLGCKVRRLSLQSTTTAPCPATSLLQVRSFTLLNAATAIDSMPSLSQFKVLRVLDLEGCDFNKCGGHSKLRHVGNLSQLRYLGLRRTYIRELPVETGKLQFLQTLDVRGAHGLQELPPTISGLRNLMCLHIDRHTRLPFGLSNLTSHHELTGLRVGYDSLPTL, encoded by the exons ATGGCGCGCATGGCGGAGGGCGAGAATGGCTCGGCCACTCCTTTTCCTTTCCTGCAGTTTACGTTTG TTCAATCGTTGATCGGTTCTTCCCCGTCGGAGCTCCGATCATCGCCGGAGTTCGGTTCCGGCTGTCAGTCCGATGGGTCAAAGAAGCATGTGCAGACTGTGTCGATTGTTGGATTTGGCGGGTTTGGCAAGACAACCCTTGCCAAAGCACAGTATGACAGGGTCGAAGCACAGTTCGACTGCGTGGCCTTTGTGTCGGTGTCCTGGACTCCTGACATCACCAGAATTTTCAACAAGATGCTATATGAACTTGACGAGGAAAAGTATGCCGGCATCAACGAAGCTGTCAGGGATTTAGAGCAACTCATCACTGAGCTGAGAAGGTTTCTGCAGTATAAGAG GTACCTcatcgtgattgatgatatatGGGATGAAAAATTATGGGAAATTAAGTGTGCCGTTCCTGAGAACAACTCCAGTTGTCGTATAATCACAACAAGCCGCAAATTAAGTGTGTCTGAAGCATCCTGCTCTTCCATTGATGACCATATTTATAGGATGAAACCTCTGTCTGATGATGAATCTCAGAAGCTGTTCTACAAAAGGATATTTCATCAGGGAGAAGGATGTCCACCCGAATTGGAACAAGTATCCAAGGATATCCTCAAGAAATGTGGCGGGGTACCATTAGCAATTATTTCCGTAGCTAGTCTTTTGGCTACTCATCACAATCATAATATAAAAGCAAAAGATCAATGGCATATTGTGCTCAATTCTATTGGTCATGGACTTACAGACGGCGGCAACGTGGAGGACATGAAAAGAATACTTTCATTTAGCTATTACGATCTTCCTTCTCATCTGAAGGCTTGTTTAGTGTATCTAAGTATATTTCTGGAAGATTATGAGATTAGAAGAGGTCGATTGATATGGAGGTGGATAGCCGAGGGTTTAATCCAACATAAGAAGGATGAGGAAATTTTTTTTGAGCTTGGGGACACTTACTTTCAGGATCTAATAAACAGAAGCATCATACAACCAGTAGGTATCAATGATGAAGGCAAGGCACTAGCTTGCCGTGTGCATGACATGGTGCTAGATCTCATTCGTTCCATATCAAGACAAGAGAACTTCGTTACAATGTGGGATGGTACCGGTCAAAGCAAATCCTTGTTAGGTTGCAAGGTTCGCAGGCTATCCCTCCAAAGCACCACCACCGCACCTTGTCCAGCCACGAGCCTGCTGCAAGTGAGGTCCTTCACTCTCTTGAATGCTGCTACTGCTATCGACTCGATGCCATCCCTTTCACAATTCAAAGTTCTACGCGTGCTGGATCTAGAAGGTTGTGACTTTAACAAGTGCGGCGGACATTCAAAACTGAGGCATGTCGGCAATCTCTCTCAGCTGAGGTATCTAGGGCTGAGACGAACTTACATCCGTGAACTGCCGGTAGAAACCGGCAAGTTACAGTTTCTTCAGACACTGGACGTAAGAGGAGCTCATGGTTTACAAGAACTGCCGCCGACCATCTCCGGGCTGCGAAACCTGATGTGCCTGCATATTGATCGGCACACGAGGCTACCATTTGGGTTAAGCAATCTGACCTCCCACCACGAGCTGACCGGACTGAGGGTCGGCTATGACTCTCTGCCGACGTTGTGA